One part of the Rutidosis leptorrhynchoides isolate AG116_Rl617_1_P2 chromosome 1, CSIRO_AGI_Rlap_v1, whole genome shotgun sequence genome encodes these proteins:
- the LOC139888195 gene encoding secreted RxLR effector protein 161-like: MTRPDVSYPVQCLSQYMHCPLHSHVKAASRVLRYLKSSPGSGVQIKKSPGLFFLVAYSDADWGKCLESRKSVSGYCIYLCGNLISWKSKKQPTVSKSSNESEYRALSYTTCELIWIVKMLKDLKIDNLLPIKLYCDNKSALQLTVNPVFHERSKHFEIDVVTPHYSGVQARGGALLGREVVIALSKVSVSNGVW, from the exons ATGACTAGACCTGATGTCTCTTATCCTGTTCAATGCTTAAGTCAATATATGCATTGTCCTCTTCATTCTCATGTTAAAGCTGCATCTAGAGTTTTAAGATACTTGAAAAGTAGTCCAGGTTCAGGTGTGCAAATAAAAAAATCTCCAGGTTTGTTTTTTCTTGTTGCATATTCTGATGCTGATTGGGGTAAGTGTCTGGAAAGTAGAAAATCTGTATCTGGATACTGTATATATTTATGTGGAAACTTAATTAGTTGGAAGAGTAAGAAACAACCTACAGTTTCTAAGTCTTCCAATGAGTCTGAATATAGAGCCTTATCTTATACTACTTGTGAGTTAATTTGGATTGTAAAGATGCTTAAAGATCTTAAAATTGATAATTTACTTCCAATAAAACTATATTGTGATAATAAATCTGCTCTGCAACTTACTGTTAACCCTGTTTTTCATGAGAGATCCAAACATTTTGAGATTgatgttgtgacgcccc ATTATTCAGGTGTGCAAGCCAGGGGCGGAGCTTTATTAGGGCGGGAGGTGGTCATCGCCCTTTCAAAAGTTTCAGTAAGTAATGGTGTTTGGTAG